Within the Trachemys scripta elegans isolate TJP31775 chromosome 4, CAS_Tse_1.0, whole genome shotgun sequence genome, the region TCATCACAGCTCCTACGTGTCCCCAGAATGTGCTCTCAATGCCCCCGTTGGCACTCGAGGAGGAAGCCGTCTGATTCAAAGGTAGAGGAGACAAAACTCAGGCCAGAAGGGAGGGAAAGTATTAAACTGGGACAAGGTGTTTGgtgaaactgggactggctgggcaatgGGACTGAGCATGTGGGGGAGCTGGGTGCGGAGGAAGGCTGAGACTAGGAGCTGATGAGGAAAACAAGGGTGGATTGGGAGCCAGGTAGCTGGGGTGGAATGCGGATtggaggagatggggaagggggagactgggactggctggacaaggagcctgggacaaggagccaggaaaTGGGGAGCttgggcaaggagttggggtggggtggggaggaagcagtgAGGCGCCCAAGAAGGATgactaggactgggagccagtgggggtgaggagggggagacAGCTTGGACAAGGAgctcggagcaggggtgggcaaggaGAGGTGTCACTGACTGTATGTTCCACATTTTCTgcgtgcctgacttgagaccatGGGGGCTGAATcactgaagtgctgagcacttcaaTGAAAGTAAATGCGAGCTATGAACACACAAAGTGCTACAGAGTGCTATGCACTCCGAAAAACCTGGGCCTAAGTGCCTCCGACTGGGGACCCAAAACTAGTGATCACTtgtgaccttaatctctctgtgcctgagctCCCTCTAGAAAGTGGGGACAACATCTCCCCCAACTCACAGGGTGGGGTGAAGAGATACGAGTCCTGCAtcgtggcagggggttggactagctgaccctTGCGGGCCCTTCTCACACTGTGGTTCTACTGCAGTGATGAGTGCCATTGAAAAGTCCATGAGGAAATCaagaattctgtcttcagagcagcatTTGAACAGTGGGCAGTAAATAAGGCCGAGGGCCACATATTGAACAGAGGATGGAAtaaaatattgactagctgcTCATTAAATGAACACTGTCCAGCACTGAATGAgccaggggtcctgtggaaaaactagCATGTGATACGGTAATAAAAGACTGCATCATCGTGCATCGCACtgggggctgaattaaggatgCAGGGCACCctgaattctgacatttcctcaaGTACTTGATTTCCCAACCGTAATAATGTTCTTTGAACATAGTTTGTGTGTAATTGTAGATGAAATCAGAACTCGGGCTGAACCACAGCATGAGATCCATCCAGCCTCCTACAAATGCTCAGCTTTGGATTCAATGCTGGGCTGAATTTTTGCAGTTTCGGCtaatttccatttgaaaaataaactaataTCAAAGGATCACTGCCTGGAATGGCCCtattcacgtgcttaaagttatgcatgtggtTTAGTATCTTCCAGAATGGGGTTCATAATGAAGAACCTTTGGGTATGTGCAGCTCTCCTTATCAGTTGATAGTCTGTTTTCCCTGCTCTCATGATCTGATCAACTTTGATTACACTTAAATCAAATAAAATCCACCACGAAACAAGAACTctccagggaaggggtgggggcaagtgaATGTTGTTTCTCACATAGCATCAAGTCTAGCTCTGCAAACAGATCAATACACCTATGTCAATGCAAAACCAGTTGAGACTGTTACCTTATTTGGAACTGCCGGCCATGAGATCCACTGAGAAAATGCCACCTGAAATGAGTTGCATTTGCAGTTCTAACCACATCTGTCTCACTCATCTCCTTTCTGAGAGTGCCTCATTTATGCTTGCAAACAGATTTAATCAGTGCTGAGGATTTCTCTAACACCAGCCCCCTTTGGATAGTTAGGCCCCACTATTCCAATTCAGTGAGCTCCTCAAAAGCAGGAGTCAGACCCAACAATCACGGGACTGGCTGAAAAATCCATGAGATTTGATCAAAAGAAGAGACTGTTGGTTTTTAGAACTGTCTCCTGCTTTAAAGCAAACAACTTTACAAGGAAACTCCTGCTCTCCACTGATTACTGTAGCTCTGTATTGGTGTACGGAAGGGAAGAACCAGgcataacaataataatgattgCCGGGGCTAGAGAATTTCTACCATTCTGGCTATCTAGAACACTGCAAAATGTCTGAGAACAAGGTTAGGCTCAGACAATGTCATTTACAGGGCTCTGGGAAGACTCATGTTTAAACATGATCCCAGTTAATTTTTCTACTCTTGATACCAGCAGTACATGGAGGAGGGAGCCGCTCTAGGCTGAGCAGTAAATCATGTGCACTGTGGACACTGGAACCAACCCTAAAAAGCTGGAGAAACCATGCCAAGATGTTGCCTTGCTTTGTCGCTTTAGATTCTTGATGGGGATGCTAGCTAGGAAGCATCCTCACTTCCTAAGGTATCACTTTTAGTGTGGGATATTTAGGGTGCGAATGTTGCTTTAAAATCCCATTCACCGGCtgcttttatttatatagcatcacAAGAGCACTTCATGCACAGGTAAGGAGACAGGATACCTGCCCCAAGGCTTACAATAAAATGGATCAAGGCTAAGGGATAGGTACAGCCAAAGCCAGAGGAATTAACGGAGCTGCTTAAAGGGGACCTGCAAAAAATATTGGGCTTGtgcccgtttttttttttttgcttcaaattttttttggtattttctaattatttttaagcATATCTGCTTTAAAAATACCGAAAAGAAATTCTGTCATTATCTGTTCTGTTTTTTCTGTAAGGCTCTTTGATGGCTGGGGTACTGGCAGGAATGTGAACGGAGATGCCATGTAAGTGAAACTTGATTAAATGTGTGAACTAAAACACACTGGAGTTAATGAGATTCTTTCCTTTGTTAAAGTTTCAACTCCCCCACCCTTTCAGTTAAGATCCAAGGAAAGTCACAAGTCAAGGCAGACCCTCCACGCAGTGCTCCAACTAAAAGCAGGGAGCACCGGACATAATATTCTTGAGCTCTGCAAAGTAAAAATCAAGGTGGGAAAAGTAACCTTTCAGGCTATCTCCTTCTGCCCCCACTGGTGCTGTTCATTCCATTTTGTATCATTTTGCAAGATGTGTAAGTGCTGGAGGAAAGAACTGGGCCTTGAAGAGTTTTGTGTTTGCAGGGTGTTTTCAGAAGAGCATTGAGGGCATTTTGAACTTCTGGCCTTTATTTGCTTGTAAATTctaaccctccctgtcccccactGTCCACACGGGCCCTCTGTCATGCACTcttcattttttctatttttctttactttttgtttccaaaattAAATCTAACTCGTCTCATCCCCGAGTTGTTCACACCCACTGATACACCCTCCGCCCTGCCGTTCTTGCCCTCACGGCAAGAGGAAGTTCATAATATTGCCTTAAGATTTcagaacaacaaaaaaaccactcTGAAATTACACCACCCAGTCAGCTACGCAGTTAGCGTGCTTCCTCCAGCCCTGTGCAAGTGCCTGAAGAACGCTCTCCAGCAACTCTCGCATTGCACGGGAGCTGCTCAGTGGGGGAGACAGCTGTAAAATGACAACTGAAGCCTGGACTGTCAGTTACGAAGCATCTTCTGCTGTCTACTGGGATTATAATCCCCTCCAAGATACCTGCCCACCACAGGACCTACCCTATGCTTGTGTCTACATTCCCATCCTCTACTTCATCACTTTCTTCATTGGTTTCATTGGCAATCTCTTGGTGATTGTGCTGATGGCCAAGAAGAGAGGAAGCAAGAGGCTGGTGGATACCTTTGTCCTGAATCTGGCTGTCGCCGACCTGGTCTTTGTCCTCACCTTGCCTCTCTGGGCAGTGTCAGCAGCTCATGGTAACAAGTGGTACTTTGGTGAAAGCCTGTGTAAGTTCAGCAGCTTTATCATCTCTGTGAACCGCAGCTCCAGCATCCTGTTTCTAATGGGCATGAGCGTGGAGCGTTACCTGGTGGTCATGAAGCGTGTGGACTCCAAGTCTACTGGGACCAAGAACTGTCTGATCATTGCCTGTGGTTGCATCTGGGCTGTCTCTCTCCTCCTAGGCATTCCTTCTCTGATGTATCGGAAGCTCAGCCTCTCAGAGGATACCACTGGTGAATTGTGCGAGGATGAGGACTCTGTCGCCTTCCAGGTGCTCAGCCTGGCTTTGCTCATCTTGACCTTTCTCCTGCCCTTGGGAGTGATCTTATTCTGCTATTGCTCCATCTCCTTCAAGCTGCTGAACCACATCAGGCTGGGAAAGGGGACGAAGAACTCCCTCCAGATCATCTTCACAATCATTGGTGCCTtcatctgctgctggctgcccttcAATGCCTTTAAAGCgttcctcttcttctcctccatGTTCCAGGGAGCAGATCTGTCTTGCTGGGCATTAATGGCTCTCAGGAGGGGCCTGACCATCAGTGCTTGCTTGGCCTTCATGAACAGCTGCGTAAATCCCATCATATATGCCTTGATGGATCGCCATTTCCGACGCCAGGTGCTGCCACAACGGCTCCGGGTCTGTGGTGCTTTCCAGGAGACAAGGCAAACCTCGGGCTTGTCCTTCTCATCCACTACTGAGTCCAGCCTCATGTTCGCCAGCCGGAACAAGCCATCATCACCAGCATCCATTTGGCCAGAGATGTAAGAGGGGACGGGTAGGTTTACAAGCTTCTACCCTGTGGGGTGAGGCAGGCTAGATAGTCGCTGTTGCTGCTTCTTGTGTAGGTAAAACACACTGGTTATTCGGACAGGCTTCAGGTTAATTTTGACAAGGGCTTTTCTTTCTTGACAGATCTCCCTCTAAAAGCATTGCTAAGCTACCCCCCAGGTCTATGTAGAGCTGTAACACCCGTCTGTCTCACCTGGGTGTCAGCAGAATGTCAGTGGATCCACTTCTCTCCTGCCGTAATGCCACTGATGtccaaggagctgcagcagcagagtttCACCCAATATTCTTAGAAGTTATAACACAGGTTTTGAAAAGGAAGAGGCTAAAGATTTGCAAAGCTGACTAGGGGATTTAgtcacacagctcccattgaaatgaaaatCTCACCAAACAgctgctctctccttccccagcacccttGGGAGAAGAGGGATTCTCCACTGGCCTTGCCTTCCCCTGCTAAGGAAATCAGGCACATCCAGTGCTTTTCCCAGGGGCATTCACACGCATCCCAGAAATACAGTGAGGGAGAAACCAGCCTGAATGCAGCCTTTTAGCCAGCAGAAGCATCAGggttacttaggcctggtctatagaGCCACCCAGCTAcactgctcagggatgtgaaaaatccacccccctgagcaacgtagtgaAGCCGACGTAACCCCCAGGtacagacagtgctaggtcaatggaagaatttgtcCATCAACCTTGTCACCatctcttgaggaggtggattgGCGACAgcgatggaagaattcctcctGCCGGCGTAGGTAGTATCCACACTGaagggctgcagcagcacagctgtgccaccgAAGCGTttcacatgtagacaagcccttaggtttGTTCAAGCGATGAGAGCACACGCTCCCCAGGAGCTagtagcagggggaggggaggcagcggcAGCACAGGGCAGGATGTGGCACTCCAAGTAGATTTGCTTGAGCAACAAATAGAGAATTCTGGAGAAGGTAGGGGCCAAACTCTGGTCTCAGTTACAAAGCCAGAGAACCAATTCTGCCAGTCTTACTCACAGGAGCAATCcctgctcatgtgagtagccccactgatttctaTGGCCCACATCCTCAAGGGCATGTCATTgcctaacttcagtgggagctagacCCCTacatacctttggggatctggccctatgtgctTATTTGCGTGATCAAGGCCTGGCAGGTTTGGGCTCCGATGTTTGTGGGTTTCTACCAGGGAAACTAAGGCTGGAATCAGACCTGAGATGTACATTGTAAAACCGAATGCCTTAAATGTGTATCGCCACCCTCTGAATTTATCTCTCAGAGTTATTGCAAATTCAATAAACCGTGGCTGCTTGCTCCTGTTATAGACATACAGTAACAACGAAGGCAGAATTACTGAAGTTGTGACCATGTGACAGATCCATGTAGCGCTCTCTCGCGGTTAAGCAGTTGTATAATAAAGCTGCTTTATTAAACTTAACACAACTAAAAATAGATCTGGTAGCAAGAATCTGTATGTTTAATTAAAAGACAAATTCACAATTAAAACAGCTCTGTTCTTATTACATAGTTGTGTAATAAATATGCTTTAATACTGACTTGTTTTTCCGAGTTATTTTACTGAATCTAAAGAAATCGATCTGGTATCTAAAATCAGCATGTTTTGAGATAGACTTATTCAGTAGTGCTGCCACAGTCCATTTACCAGTTAGCCCATGAGGATTTTTTGggttacaaaacatttttttgtactATATTTCCCTGACTTCTGCTCTATACCACGACCTCCCCACAACTTCTAAAAGCCCCAGCACAATAAGCCAATCGTCTTACTAATTAAATAGCAGTTAATTACTGAAACCTTGTTTGAGGTTTCCAGCTACCAGAGATGTCTGCGGCACTCTTGTTCAGTCCCGGTAAGTGTGTTTTTACTAATCAGCTGCCATTTCACGCACACACGATAACCTAATTAAATCCCACTGGACCCCTGTGTCTGGGCATGTGTCAGAACACAGCCCAATGTTATTAGCCTTGCAGTGGGTTCTTCTCCCTGGAGAGGACACTTGTCATACTGAAGGGAAGTAGCTTAGACAGCAGTAAGAATGTCTAAGGATCTGGCTACTCTGCAGTCTGGGGGTGTGATTggagcatgtgtagacataccatccAAGCTAGCTCACGtaataatagcagtgaagccagggCATCATGGGCCTCCTGTACCTTGTCCAGCCTCCCGCATCCCATGCTGCCAAGGCGTCACAGCAGTCTGCTGGTCAGAGTGCAAACATGCCCTAAGACCCCTGCGCTCTGTTTGAAATAACAGAGCTCCCAGAGGAGTTGCCATAGTGggtcttcattttctctctgatgcaaagcccactgaagcccaGGGAAAACCCGCAAGGCCCACCCCCTCAGATCGGCTCAGACTGGGAGAGGGCTTTATGGCTCCCCACCTCCTGCCTGGCTGGGGTGGATGCCTGCTCCCCACACTCActggcaggctggctggcagtGCAGAAGCTCAGATTTTTCTCCGAAACTTTGTTCTTAGACTGAAATCCACCATAAAGGAGCAAAAAGTGGgtcctccccactccctttttcatttgcttttccaGCGTTGATGCACCAGTAAAGCGGTTATTGTTTCAGCATGTTCAGTGCCTTGCTGGTGTCGATAGCTATATTCTCAGTAAGAAAGTTTGCTCCCTCCTCAGATTGCCCTTGATAGACCCCtaggctttaaggccagaagggattgctatgatcatctagtctgttgTCCCGCAGAATGCAAGCCAGAGAATTCATAAACCCCAGGGAACTGGCTGAACTCAAAGGGCTAA harbors:
- the GPR25 gene encoding probable G-protein coupled receptor 25, yielding MTTEAWTVSYEASSAVYWDYNPLQDTCPPQDLPYACVYIPILYFITFFIGFIGNLLVIVLMAKKRGSKRLVDTFVLNLAVADLVFVLTLPLWAVSAAHGNKWYFGESLCKFSSFIISVNRSSSILFLMGMSVERYLVVMKRVDSKSTGTKNCLIIACGCIWAVSLLLGIPSLMYRKLSLSEDTTGELCEDEDSVAFQVLSLALLILTFLLPLGVILFCYCSISFKLLNHIRLGKGTKNSLQIIFTIIGAFICCWLPFNAFKAFLFFSSMFQGADLSCWALMALRRGLTISACLAFMNSCVNPIIYALMDRHFRRQVLPQRLRVCGAFQETRQTSGLSFSSTTESSLMFASRNKPSSPASIWPEM